A single Ctenopharyngodon idella isolate HZGC_01 chromosome 22, HZGC01, whole genome shotgun sequence DNA region contains:
- the csrnp2 gene encoding cysteine/serine-rich nuclear protein 2 isoform X1, translating to MGIKMSKRSVSMETVSSRGLKRRFEEVDSGSPCSTPKDSDDDISSSDSADSCDSLNAPSSSLTRVLHSRLGSKHPLQPLAPSILRRHKVSLGRKQVRFDAVTVYYFSRRQGFTSVPSQGGSSLGMARHHCAIRHYTLGEFAREQESSHKHVLRQHLRQEKLNARKLKLTRNGTVDCPEAELLTLDDISDEDLDVESVEVDDCFFLQPLPTKRRRALLRASGIARIDAREKAELRAIRLSREECGCDCRFYCDPRHCGCSQAGIKCQVDRMSFPCGCTRDGCGNTAGRIEFNPLRVRTHYLHTIMKLDLEKRSLLGVRSGEDCGEETELVSSPSMSLSPLDSDVEVESQRVQELQEEQCDSLERENETAVLHLQSAEERERRLEQEEQQVEEEQNADPTLCLLQGALSSQAGMEGMEGVEGVLLEGPFPEGATLLCITENHPDEQTQQRLLKDPSSVLYYQVGHVETAAFETLPAQVEEVVSEGDDPETESDRQKQETCGQDSAKSLSVEVPPPFENGGEEHLCPEQASNEGECLETCLALDEKAVQLPPEV from the exons ATGGGTATCAAAATGTCAAA ACGCAGTGTTTCCATGGAGACAGTGTCATCTCGCGGCCTGAAGCGCAGATTTGAGGAGGTGGACAGCGGCTCGCCGTGTTCCACACCCAAAGATTCAGATGATGACATCTCCAGCAGTGACAGCGCTGATAGCTGCGACAGTCTCAACGCTCCCTCCAGCTCTCTAACAC GCGTGCTGCATTCAAGACTTGGAAGTAAACACCCACTGCAACCATTGG CCCCCTCCATTCTCAGAAGGCACAAAGTGTCTTTAGGTCGTAAGCAGGTACGCTTTGACGCGGTGACGGTCTACTACTTCTCCAGAAGGCAGGGCTTCACCAGTGTGCCCAGTCAGGGTGGCAGCTCCCTGGGCATGGCTCGCCATCACTGCGCTATACGACATTACACCCTTGGCGAGTTTGCACGAGAACAAGAGAGCAGCCACAAGCATGTGCTGCGTCAACACCTACGCCAAGAAAAGCTCAATGCTCGCAAGTTAAAG CTGACACGGAATGGAACTGTAGATTGTCCCGAAGCGGAATTGCTTACCTTGGACGACATATCCGATGAGGATCTGGACGTTGAGAGCGTGGAGGTGGATGATTGCTTCTTCCTGCAGCCTCTTCCTACCAAGCGGCGCCGGGCACTACTGAGGGCCTCTGGTATTGCCCGTATAGATGCCAGAGAAAAGGCTGAGCTGCGTGCCATACGTTTGTCCCGGGAGGAGTGTGGTTGTGACTGCCGTTTCTACTGCGACCCTCGGCACTGTGGCTGCAGCCAGGCTGGAATTAAGTGCCAG GTGGATCGGATGTCCTTTCCATGTGGATGCACCCGTGATGGTTGTGGTAACACTGCCGGCCGCATTGAGTTCAACCCTCTTCGTGTGCGTACCCATTATCTCCACACTATCATGAAACTTGACCTGGAAAAGAGAAGCCTGTTGGGTGTTAGGTCTGGAGAGGACTGTGGGGAAGAGACAGAGTTAGTCTCCTCACCATCTATGTCTCTTTCTCCCTTGGACTCGGATGTGGAAGTGGAAAGCCAAAGAGTTCAGGAGCTGCAAGAGGAGCAGTGCGACAGCCTGGAGCGTGAGAACGAAACGGCCGTGCTTCACCTACAAAGTGCAGAGGAACGGGAAAGGAGACTGGAACAAGAGGAGCAGCAGGTCGAGGAAGAGCAGAACGCCGACCCAACCCTTTGCCTCCTGCAGGGTGCCCTGTCCAGCCAGGCTGGGATGGAGGGCATGGAAGGAGTTGAGGGAGTCCTTCTAGAGGGGCCTTTTCCTGAAGGTGCCACCCTGCTGTGTATTACAGAGAACCATCCAGATGAACAGACCCAGCAGAGGCTGCTCAAAGACCCTTCTTCTGTCCTCTACTATCAAGTAGGTCACGTAGAGACTGCGGCCTTTGAGACGCTCCCAGCACAAGTAGAGGAGGTGGTGAGTGAAGGTGATGATCCAGAGACGGAGAGCGATCGGCAAAAACAAGAAACCTGCGGGCAGGATTCGGCCAAGAGCTTGTCTGTCGAAGTACCTCCACCTTTCGAGAATGGTGGCGAAGAACATCTTTGTCCAGAACAGGCCTCAAATGAAGGGGAATGCCTCGAGACGTGCCTGGCACTGGATGAAAAAGCAGTACAACTTCCTCCAGAAGTGTAG
- the csrnp2 gene encoding cysteine/serine-rich nuclear protein 2 isoform X3, with product MGIKMSKRSVSMETVSSRGLKRRFEEVDSGSPCSTPKDSDDDISSSDSADSCDSLNAPSSSLTPPSILRRHKVSLGRKQVRFDAVTVYYFSRRQGFTSVPSQGGSSLGMARHHCAIRHYTLGEFAREQESSHKHVLRQHLRQEKLNARKLKLTRNGTVDCPEAELLTLDDISDEDLDVESVEVDDCFFLQPLPTKRRRALLRASGIARIDAREKAELRAIRLSREECGCDCRFYCDPRHCGCSQAGIKCQVDRMSFPCGCTRDGCGNTAGRIEFNPLRVRTHYLHTIMKLDLEKRSLLGVRSGEDCGEETELVSSPSMSLSPLDSDVEVESQRVQELQEEQCDSLERENETAVLHLQSAEERERRLEQEEQQVEEEQNADPTLCLLQGALSSQAGMEGMEGVEGVLLEGPFPEGATLLCITENHPDEQTQQRLLKDPSSVLYYQVGHVETAAFETLPAQVEEVVSEGDDPETESDRQKQETCGQDSAKSLSVEVPPPFENGGEEHLCPEQASNEGECLETCLALDEKAVQLPPEV from the exons ATGGGTATCAAAATGTCAAA ACGCAGTGTTTCCATGGAGACAGTGTCATCTCGCGGCCTGAAGCGCAGATTTGAGGAGGTGGACAGCGGCTCGCCGTGTTCCACACCCAAAGATTCAGATGATGACATCTCCAGCAGTGACAGCGCTGATAGCTGCGACAGTCTCAACGCTCCCTCCAGCTCTCTAACAC CCCCCTCCATTCTCAGAAGGCACAAAGTGTCTTTAGGTCGTAAGCAGGTACGCTTTGACGCGGTGACGGTCTACTACTTCTCCAGAAGGCAGGGCTTCACCAGTGTGCCCAGTCAGGGTGGCAGCTCCCTGGGCATGGCTCGCCATCACTGCGCTATACGACATTACACCCTTGGCGAGTTTGCACGAGAACAAGAGAGCAGCCACAAGCATGTGCTGCGTCAACACCTACGCCAAGAAAAGCTCAATGCTCGCAAGTTAAAG CTGACACGGAATGGAACTGTAGATTGTCCCGAAGCGGAATTGCTTACCTTGGACGACATATCCGATGAGGATCTGGACGTTGAGAGCGTGGAGGTGGATGATTGCTTCTTCCTGCAGCCTCTTCCTACCAAGCGGCGCCGGGCACTACTGAGGGCCTCTGGTATTGCCCGTATAGATGCCAGAGAAAAGGCTGAGCTGCGTGCCATACGTTTGTCCCGGGAGGAGTGTGGTTGTGACTGCCGTTTCTACTGCGACCCTCGGCACTGTGGCTGCAGCCAGGCTGGAATTAAGTGCCAG GTGGATCGGATGTCCTTTCCATGTGGATGCACCCGTGATGGTTGTGGTAACACTGCCGGCCGCATTGAGTTCAACCCTCTTCGTGTGCGTACCCATTATCTCCACACTATCATGAAACTTGACCTGGAAAAGAGAAGCCTGTTGGGTGTTAGGTCTGGAGAGGACTGTGGGGAAGAGACAGAGTTAGTCTCCTCACCATCTATGTCTCTTTCTCCCTTGGACTCGGATGTGGAAGTGGAAAGCCAAAGAGTTCAGGAGCTGCAAGAGGAGCAGTGCGACAGCCTGGAGCGTGAGAACGAAACGGCCGTGCTTCACCTACAAAGTGCAGAGGAACGGGAAAGGAGACTGGAACAAGAGGAGCAGCAGGTCGAGGAAGAGCAGAACGCCGACCCAACCCTTTGCCTCCTGCAGGGTGCCCTGTCCAGCCAGGCTGGGATGGAGGGCATGGAAGGAGTTGAGGGAGTCCTTCTAGAGGGGCCTTTTCCTGAAGGTGCCACCCTGCTGTGTATTACAGAGAACCATCCAGATGAACAGACCCAGCAGAGGCTGCTCAAAGACCCTTCTTCTGTCCTCTACTATCAAGTAGGTCACGTAGAGACTGCGGCCTTTGAGACGCTCCCAGCACAAGTAGAGGAGGTGGTGAGTGAAGGTGATGATCCAGAGACGGAGAGCGATCGGCAAAAACAAGAAACCTGCGGGCAGGATTCGGCCAAGAGCTTGTCTGTCGAAGTACCTCCACCTTTCGAGAATGGTGGCGAAGAACATCTTTGTCCAGAACAGGCCTCAAATGAAGGGGAATGCCTCGAGACGTGCCTGGCACTGGATGAAAAAGCAGTACAACTTCCTCCAGAAGTGTAG
- the csrnp2 gene encoding cysteine/serine-rich nuclear protein 2 isoform X2 → METVSSRGLKRRFEEVDSGSPCSTPKDSDDDISSSDSADSCDSLNAPSSSLTRVLHSRLGSKHPLQPLAPSILRRHKVSLGRKQVRFDAVTVYYFSRRQGFTSVPSQGGSSLGMARHHCAIRHYTLGEFAREQESSHKHVLRQHLRQEKLNARKLKLTRNGTVDCPEAELLTLDDISDEDLDVESVEVDDCFFLQPLPTKRRRALLRASGIARIDAREKAELRAIRLSREECGCDCRFYCDPRHCGCSQAGIKCQVDRMSFPCGCTRDGCGNTAGRIEFNPLRVRTHYLHTIMKLDLEKRSLLGVRSGEDCGEETELVSSPSMSLSPLDSDVEVESQRVQELQEEQCDSLERENETAVLHLQSAEERERRLEQEEQQVEEEQNADPTLCLLQGALSSQAGMEGMEGVEGVLLEGPFPEGATLLCITENHPDEQTQQRLLKDPSSVLYYQVGHVETAAFETLPAQVEEVVSEGDDPETESDRQKQETCGQDSAKSLSVEVPPPFENGGEEHLCPEQASNEGECLETCLALDEKAVQLPPEV, encoded by the exons ATGGAGACAGTGTCATCTCGCGGCCTGAAGCGCAGATTTGAGGAGGTGGACAGCGGCTCGCCGTGTTCCACACCCAAAGATTCAGATGATGACATCTCCAGCAGTGACAGCGCTGATAGCTGCGACAGTCTCAACGCTCCCTCCAGCTCTCTAACAC GCGTGCTGCATTCAAGACTTGGAAGTAAACACCCACTGCAACCATTGG CCCCCTCCATTCTCAGAAGGCACAAAGTGTCTTTAGGTCGTAAGCAGGTACGCTTTGACGCGGTGACGGTCTACTACTTCTCCAGAAGGCAGGGCTTCACCAGTGTGCCCAGTCAGGGTGGCAGCTCCCTGGGCATGGCTCGCCATCACTGCGCTATACGACATTACACCCTTGGCGAGTTTGCACGAGAACAAGAGAGCAGCCACAAGCATGTGCTGCGTCAACACCTACGCCAAGAAAAGCTCAATGCTCGCAAGTTAAAG CTGACACGGAATGGAACTGTAGATTGTCCCGAAGCGGAATTGCTTACCTTGGACGACATATCCGATGAGGATCTGGACGTTGAGAGCGTGGAGGTGGATGATTGCTTCTTCCTGCAGCCTCTTCCTACCAAGCGGCGCCGGGCACTACTGAGGGCCTCTGGTATTGCCCGTATAGATGCCAGAGAAAAGGCTGAGCTGCGTGCCATACGTTTGTCCCGGGAGGAGTGTGGTTGTGACTGCCGTTTCTACTGCGACCCTCGGCACTGTGGCTGCAGCCAGGCTGGAATTAAGTGCCAG GTGGATCGGATGTCCTTTCCATGTGGATGCACCCGTGATGGTTGTGGTAACACTGCCGGCCGCATTGAGTTCAACCCTCTTCGTGTGCGTACCCATTATCTCCACACTATCATGAAACTTGACCTGGAAAAGAGAAGCCTGTTGGGTGTTAGGTCTGGAGAGGACTGTGGGGAAGAGACAGAGTTAGTCTCCTCACCATCTATGTCTCTTTCTCCCTTGGACTCGGATGTGGAAGTGGAAAGCCAAAGAGTTCAGGAGCTGCAAGAGGAGCAGTGCGACAGCCTGGAGCGTGAGAACGAAACGGCCGTGCTTCACCTACAAAGTGCAGAGGAACGGGAAAGGAGACTGGAACAAGAGGAGCAGCAGGTCGAGGAAGAGCAGAACGCCGACCCAACCCTTTGCCTCCTGCAGGGTGCCCTGTCCAGCCAGGCTGGGATGGAGGGCATGGAAGGAGTTGAGGGAGTCCTTCTAGAGGGGCCTTTTCCTGAAGGTGCCACCCTGCTGTGTATTACAGAGAACCATCCAGATGAACAGACCCAGCAGAGGCTGCTCAAAGACCCTTCTTCTGTCCTCTACTATCAAGTAGGTCACGTAGAGACTGCGGCCTTTGAGACGCTCCCAGCACAAGTAGAGGAGGTGGTGAGTGAAGGTGATGATCCAGAGACGGAGAGCGATCGGCAAAAACAAGAAACCTGCGGGCAGGATTCGGCCAAGAGCTTGTCTGTCGAAGTACCTCCACCTTTCGAGAATGGTGGCGAAGAACATCTTTGTCCAGAACAGGCCTCAAATGAAGGGGAATGCCTCGAGACGTGCCTGGCACTGGATGAAAAAGCAGTACAACTTCCTCCAGAAGTGTAG